TTTTGTGAATTCTACGATGCACTTTCAGTTTCAACCAACTGGCAAACTTCTTGCCACACTTGCAGATGAATGTTTGCATGTCATGCTTTTGCCTCTGATGCCGGGTCATGTGGTACGATTGGCTGAAGCTGAGCGAACACACCGAGCATCGGAAGGGTTTCTCCttggtgtgtgtgcgcatgtgtcgGGTAAGCTTGTTAACGCCGGGGAAACTCAAATGACATACGGAGCACAGGTGGGCCTTCTTACAGGGGGTGCTTTCTCCGCTTCCGCTCTCCACGGAAATCGTTTCTGTCTCAATATGTACACATGATTCCGGAATTTTATCAGATCCACCAACAGTAACAGTAGAAACACTATCTTTCATCAACGTCTCTGGCAAATTGGTTTTAATCTCCTCTCCTTGTTTCGATTTAACTTCTTTAATAGTATACTCTTTGTGAGATGCTATGTGAAGTAAAAAGGTAGAGTTGTTCAACGACCTTTTGGGACAGTAGGGACACAGTAAAAcctgtggtgtgtgtgttgccTTGTGGCTCTTGAGCTCAGCGAGGCTTCCGAAACTGCTACAGCACGTCGGGCACACATGCTGAGCGGCGTTATGCTGTACTCGCATGTGCCGTGTTAGGTGGTATGATTGACTAAAGACGGTGGAGCAAACAGAGCAGCAAAACGGTTTCTCTTTGGTGTGCACCCTTAAGTGTCTGGTCAGCTTGTGCAGACTAGCAAAGGTTTTGTTTTCACACAAAGGACAAGAAAAGTATTGAGGGGTCATAGTGTTATCATTGATGCTCAGCTTGTCTTCTTGCTGTATTAGGTGAGGTGTTGGAGACCTACCATTGGTTTTATCATTGTAATTTTCATCATCATTATGGTCATCAACATCAACTTTATAATTGGGGTCATATTTTTCATCATCCTCGTTCTCCTGCTGCATTtgccgctcctcctcctcctcctgagcTTCCTCCTCCCCTAATTCGTGTTCTTCATGGCTATGGTTTACTTTAAACCCAGACATTTGGGTTCcaattttgactttttccccTCGCTGTGGTCTTCCTCTTTTGCGTCGTTGTAAGCTGTGGTTATTGGAGTCCTGTTGCCTCTTCATGGTTGACTCTGTGTCCTTGGCAATGCACAAGGCGGCAGAAAGCGTAAGTGTAGCCCTTTCTGAACGTAGCCGCGCTCTGAGCAGTGGCCATTTTGTTTTCTCGATTAGCCGATTAAGGATTATTTCGTCCCGTGACTCATTGCCGGTCGGCAGCAACTCCTGCAACGCTGCCACAAACTCAGCCGTAGTCTCGCTTGCTTTTTGATCCCTTTCGTGGAATCTGAGCAAGCGCTGTCTGGTGCTGTGGCCTGCGGTGAAGTAGGCTGTCAGTGTCGAGACGACCGTATTGTATGACTGCTCTAGCGAGACGAGTGCCGCAAAAATGCGCTGACCCTCTTGGCCCAGGCAGTTTTGCAGCAGCATGCACTTACTGCTGTCGGTCAGTTTCTCTTTGCCGAGTTCTTCGAGGTAGCGCTGAAAAGCATTCAGCCACTTGGGCCAAACTATGATGGGTTCATTGAGTGACGGTAGGAACGGGGGTGGTAGGGCCAGAATGATTAGTTGTGGCTCTGGAAGAAGGACTTGTCTCACCGTCTCATCCACAACTAGAGTCACCTCACCCATCTTTCTTGATCAGATCACTTGTTCAAATGAGAAGACTTCCACTCGTGTCTCCTGATGCTTCTTCGCAGTCACATTGATGTagaaacactaaaaaaatgaatggtatGAATGAGTATTGCAATTTGTGATGTCATATTGATTCGATACACAGCATCAGCACCTGATATAGTTATTTTTGGAgtagagtaataccttgagatacgagttcaATGCATGCCGGGATCAAGCACGTCAATTtaatcgtatctcaaatcaaattttcacATATACCATaactaaattcaaattaatctatacccaccttctgaaaaaatacaagaataggatattacaatggaaaaatatgttttcatttgttctaattcaccacttGAGTTTATTTGAATAgttacttttgaaaaaaaaataaaaaatcagggGGAAAGACAATAGGTTACAGACAGAAGAATTCAAAACAATATGGACCTGACGCTTTTGTCGTCccttatttaatgatttttgttaAAATCACTAAATACATTTAGTTCAGCTATCAAGTATTATTATTGGTAAGCAAGTAAACGACCTCAATacacaaattcattcatttcccgtaGTGCTTTTAACCATAAGCGTTAATAATAACAAACGCCACATCGTTCGTTTGGAGCATCGTGTAGATTTTATAATCTGGTTAACATACCCATAATTGTAGCAATGTACCAAAATATGTGAATGAACAATTACAAtgtccaaattaaaatgtaaaacttagAAGAGTGATAGGAAAATGTGTATGAGAGCACTATAGACTAAACGATTGTCAACTTACCACTCAGAACTGCAGAATAGTCAGCGGTTTATTCCAAATGGTTTTGAAATTCTACAGCTTTCAAACCAATGCATTCGAACGCGTCAAAACGCGTTTGCATGAATGCATGTCTgaattttacaaacaaaaacagactaGACGACGTTTCTTCCAAATTGTCCACCATATTGAAATTCATTACGTCGCCTAAAGCATAGACAGAGTAAGCAACAGCGCCTACTTGTGGCTGGGATGTTTTTGGCCAAaccattttaaaagtaaatgctGAAATAGTTTAAATTCGCAAATTGCTTGATGGATTAACAACAGTTTGGTTcacaaacaaataatatattataattaGATAAAACTTAAATCCAGGCCTTTGGTTTTAACAACCCACACTAAAAAATCGGTTTAAAATTTAGCAATATATTCAAAGTGACTTCAAACTTACCCACACACTGCAACGCACAACCCAAATTGAATGATAACTTCCAGGTAGACCATTGgtaatgcaattaaaaaaaaatgcatttgataGTCAATATTTCATCTACTGTTATATTGTAGACAAACATCTGAGGGAAGggacaaacaatatttttcacagtataagcctgagaaaaaaacagtattgcaaaatgaaaatttatTCATaccttttctgaactgcttatcgtGACAAGGACcgcagggggtgcttgagccgatcccagctgactttgggcactgGTGGCGtcccaattgcagggcacgatcAGCTTactttgcatatttttggatgtgggaggaaactggagtacctagaggaaacccacgcaagcccgaggagaacatacaaaagtcacacaggaaggtccaaacCTGGAATTGATCCTAGAAATGTAAGGCCAACGACTGGTGCTCATGGTTGGCTAGGATGGTCTTCAGCACCCCCTATGACACAAGGATAAggagtacagaaaatgaatgaacaaccattataattaaaaattgtTGACAGTTAATCAGAATATTTATTCCTAAATCATTCTAGCTCAATCAGATGAAATTTACTAGCGATGTTTTGTagtaatagagaaaaaaaacattatatagaGGAGTGAAGACCCCCTAAAACAGTTTAGTGCTGTATTAAAAGCAAGATTTTTTTCAACTTCAACTGTTAACTAGgacaaaaattattttactaaagctgactggaaaaaaatcattcttttaCCACCTCGAGACAGAATGACTGCAATTCTCCTTATGTTGTGCTTATGTGTAGTTGAGACAGCATCTCTTGAAGTACTGAGCATTATTACCCCACATGATAAAGTGCATCAATTGACTGCGGCTATACTTCTCAACAGCTTGACAATTTCTACaccaaatacatataaatatttaattcgAATGATTTACATCATTCACTTAcccaaaaatgaaatactaGCCTTATAGACACATTCTAACAATGACCATTTATTCACACATCATATAGGCATCAAATGTGTGACAGAGTGCTTGAGGCTGTTGGCTGGCtggaaaattgaaattatttataCATGTAGAGTACAAAgtacgtgtgtgtgtagtaGCAGCTCAGTCTGTTCAGGTCAAAGCTCTGCAATTTTGAATCTGTTCTGACATATACAAAAtctatttagaaaaaatacaaacacaatgGCGCTCGTTGCGATTAACGAGGATCCTTTCTGAGCGCATGCATCGAACAAACACACCCAAACttgtgaaaaacaaacaaataaaaccaaAGAAAAACGGTAAAAGAAAAACGGAAAGTGGGAATCGGCTGAATAAAAGCGTCACAAGTTGGCAGaatcaaatataaaatacaatttcataTATTCAGAAAGCAAAATCACACAATTCCAAGTGCTGAAAGAGAGTCCACACTCACTCCCCTCCTAGACAGTGATTTCCACTCCTTTATCTTATTCCCATAATGTACTTTAAAGCTGTCGTCTTCATATTTGTGCACAACTCCACTCTTTTGGTTGCTGTGCCATCTTCTCCCCCATTAAAATCATGCCCAATCAGAtggtgcatgtgtgtattttggGAGTGCGCATGTGTACGTAAAGACAGATGACAGACAAGACTCTTTTTTGTGCTGATTTTTCTATGTATCACTGGTTCAGTTCTCTTCTTCTGAGAGTCTCTGTAGTGTCCGAATAGAAGCAGAcatttgcgtgtgtgtgcatgtgtggatGGGGTGATAACAGTGTGTGTGGTGGGCACACAATGACACCCAAGCATGAAAGAGCTAGAGAGAAGAGTGTTGCAtcagttcgttttttttttttagggcatGAGTTCAAGTCTCCTCTTCCCTCAAGGCTTTTACTCTCCTGTCAAGGAGTGTCACGGTGTGCGTGGGCAGCTCACACAAAGGAGGAGAATCCCGTCACAGGCGTGCGAGAGCCGGGCGGGTTGGTGTTTGGGTTGGCGTGGCTGAGTGCCGGCTGTCCCGTAGGCGTGTAGACACCGCCTGCACTATGTTGGGTGACCACGGTCTGGTAGTACGGCTCCGATTCGGGGGCGGCGGTGGCGCACTCCTCGTAGCTGAAAGGTGAACCCAGTGGCTTGAGACCTTTGGGCTGCCGTTTCCATGAATTGTAGTAAGTAGGGTCACTCATGTAGTGGTTGACGAAGGAATGCTTGGGCTGCTCGTCCTCGTAATCGCTGTCTGTTAACTGGCCACACGCGCAGGAGAAATATGACATGGACTATATGATAACGAGACTTGTTTCCCAATTATTTTTcgaaaaagaatgaaataaaatgaagaaatgaattCAGCCGACATCATTACTACAGCGTTCAATAAATGAACATGAAACAACGAATAGAGATTTGAAGATTAGCTACCTCTGACTCCGAAACCTCAGTGGCTTTTTCAGTGAGTGTAGTGCTCTCTGTCAAAACTGCACCATTGTAGTTGTTGCAGATGTCCTCATCTGAGTAGTGAAGTCCGCCTGGACTTGGTCTGGGAGGTGACCTGGACTCATAATGCATCAATGTGAGACCTTAAGTATCAGCCTCAAATGAAAATAGAGCAAAGTGTATTGtaccgtgaccggacgattGGTTGACGGAGGTTTtcggtccccggacgttttgccaaacagacgtttggtcgccggatttgctggctctcaaaattataatcatgacagagagagtttactgttgaaagcgatcaaccaggtaatctctcactctcaaaattataataaggagggagaaagagaactgtccgtcgaccaaacgtccgttcgacgaaacgtctggcTACCGTTTTGTATTTAAGGCACAGAcaacattttgtgaaaaaaaggttAATGTGAAAGACGGTCAAATGGGTCGTACATGCAGTTCTTCTATGTGTAATTGCATGTGTTTGGGTGAGGAATCTATGATGTTTCGTCATAAAAGAGCCATCCTATTATTTCTCTATCTAGTGAGAGGTGACGAGAGCTATTACCATAGAGACAGTCAAAAGTGTGCCTAGGGGCAAAAACCTCCAGAGAATGGGAAAGTGTGGGTGGGATGAGCATAGGTAGCTTTTAGGAGATTACGCCCCCCATCATAGCAAGGAATCCCATAAAGATTTGGTTACCCACAGACACCAAATTCTTGCATCTGTATTTGAGTCTATGTCTGATCAAATTGGTGGTGCAAGATCTAGGATTTAGTCGCGTAAATCCGAGACAAGGCCCCGTTACgaaatgtgagtgtgtgtgtgtttgtgtatgtatatgaacAACACCTTGTCCCGTTCTTTTTCAGAAAGTTGCTCTTGGTGTTGTTAAGCGTTCTGCTATTGAGCTCCAGTGTAGTGAAACCGCCATTGTCCAGCGTCACAGACTCCTCTACTGAAGACATGTGATTGCCTGAAGGAAGACAGGATGGAGGCAGATGGAAcatattgaaataaaacaagcaTCTAGGTTAATTACTGTTTCCTTTGTGCTGTGAGATGTTTCTCTTAATGCGGTCTGATTTATTTGTTCTACTCATTGGTATAAAAGGAAGTTGAAGCTCATTATAGACATCAAAATGTTACTGCGACAAGATAAGAACTCAAGGAATTTACTGGAATTGATGTTTCTCAGTATGTGTAATATGAAGCATGTGAAATTGACATTAATGCAAGATGCACAATCTGTATGAAATATGGGTAAATATTGGTttgagaaataaaataaaaatgtacaaattttcCCTCATAACATTGTTTTCTCTACAGTGTTTATTGTACTAAATAAATTTGCAATTGCGTTTTCAGGCAGGTTAGTTtactataatttaaaaaaaactctgatttcagacattttgttttttggggtcaAATTTGTAATTTAATATCAGTGACAAACTAAAAAATCAACTGAATAAATAGAACTACTTTTTGTGGAAATCATACCAAAATAGAATGGGGACTTCCTTGGAATAAGACTCATTAatcatacaaataaaaacaggtTAATATGCCATTTATAATTAAAGACAAACACACTCAGTCTCACAACACTACTTGACCCCCAAATACATTATAGGCCTTCCTTTTCAACCATATATAAATTATCTCAACTACTGCTGCTGTAAAACCCTCATTTTGTGAGATAAATTGATGACTCGGTGCTTTTTGGGACCATCCAACAaatttttaaatgtcacatttgCAAGTTGTCCTGAAACAGTGAGCAAGTAGCTACGATTAATAATTGCTTCCGTGTACTTTATTATGCAGTGATAATAACGTACTGTAGTGTATACCTCCTAGGCTTCAGTATTGGGTTACCttgcctgtttatttttttattagaatgCAAAACATAGGAATGAGAATGAAATAACTTAAGACCTAATTAAAAAGCTATTCCCAGTATCTGCCTGGAGCCTTACTGAGAGTAGATTACAAAGTctatatactgtatgtatacaatgctttgttttctttctacacTGAGATGCTTGAGGGGATCAGGGGGAAGAAATAAATATGACCTGCTTTTCCTCCCCCAGGCTTATCTTGGGTTGCCCTGGGCGAATTTACTCTTAACTagtcaactttttaaaataatacaactcTTAAAAAACTCAGTTTCACTAGTGCTGTGTATATAATTAGCTGTCATAAGGGATATCAAATTTCCATGACTAAATTGAAGACATCCGTTTAAAAGCAGTggttcaaattaattttaaaaacatcCTGCACTTGCGCACTTCTTATAAAATGCGAGTACTTTTGTCATCCCGTATTCAAAGTGTTCTCACCTGTGCCACAGCCTTTGTACTTGTTGCCGTGTCCATGTAGTAGAAGAGTGAAAACTAGGATGAGAATGAGGATGAGGCCCACCAATGCCATAACCAGCAAGAACCACCACTCCTCATAGAATGGTCGCTCGGACAAAGCTTTagacacaaaataaattaagaatGTTGTAAAAAGTGTATGAGTAGCAAGGCACAAAAACAACTCAAACAGTAAGGAGAACCTGCCAgacttttttgtgttatttttttctaggaCATTAATGGCAACACGAATTcttacataaggcgcactgtccgaAAAATACAGGTCTAGCAATGATCTGAATAAGGATATTTGTACATTTGTTCAATTTCTCTataaatttacatataaaacaaTAAGCCAAAACATGAGAACTAATAAAACTCATATCTTGACGTTGACATTGGTTGAACGGGTTGAGCATGTGGAGGTATAATAGCCATATAGGCAATGGAATGGGAAAATATGTATGTCTTAAACCAAATGTTTCTCTTCAATCTTCAAAATAAAGAGGAAGGCCAtccacttttttatttaattgttggGTTAAGTGTGCGTGTAATTGTGTGAGTGTTTACCAGCGAGTGCAGCTGAGGGTTTGCTCGGCTGACCGAAGCCAAAGCGGTTGATGGCGATGACTCGGAACTCGTAGCTAATCCCGGGTCGCAGGCGCTCCAGTGGAACAGACACGGACCGGGTGCCGGGAGACAGTAGTCGGACGAAAGAGTCCCACAAACCCTCATCTATAAAGGGTAAATAAGGTAAATATAAAGCCATTCAATTACGAATGTTTAAATCATATGATTtccatttaattatttaaatgtttcctTGCACACTTTGGACTTCATTCTATCAAAATGTAAGTTTTTCTAAGGtaatttgtcttctttttaatatttttactttCTTGTGGCCATATTTGATGTTGATTTGGGttttattttgatgtatttattgtAAGAATAGAATAGTCAATTGTTTATCCCACATGGATAACTTCAACTGTAACTGCTGCATagacaaaatacaaacaattatGCTAAAACAGTTAATTAAtagtatggagtttgcatgttccacACAGGAAAGGTCGGAACCATTCGGGGGAGGTGTACAAATTGTACTTGATGGGCCTGCACTCTTTTGTGTAGCAGAAGAGTAGTAAATGTAATGTAGTTGATTTAGTTCACTATTCGAGTCGGGATCAGCATAATAGTCTACAATTTACCATGACCATTAAATCATTTGCCAATGACGATCAGAACTCGAATAGATCAGCTCATTCCAGGATTGCAGCAGTGCTGATTAATGTGGCGGCGCATAAAATCTGGGAGACAGAGCTGTTAAAAACTCAAAAAGGTCTGATTTTCATCACCTGAGGGACGCGACTCGATTACGTAACCGGTTATGGGCGCAGGCCCGGTGTCGCCCTCTGCCCAGTGGATAGTGAGGGAGGAAGACTCCTTGGTGATGGAGATCTCTACAGGCGATCCAGGTGCGCCTAAACATGCAAATAGGCACGTATACATATTGTATCGGATTAGTACATTGGTTTTGAGGAAGCAAACACAAGAAAGTCAAGTTGACTTGCGGTTAACAGTGgaattttaccagaaaataaacaaaaagcagAGAAATCTGAAGTAACAAAACTCTACATAAAGATATTATTGACATGGGCAACCCACGATCGAGGGAAAAAGTGTATTTGGTAGTAAAGAGTAAATAAGATTacaacaaataatattttttaaaaaaatgggttgcGAGGTTCTTTATATACTGTCCCATGTTACAACGCTACCAAATTTTAAGATGTTCACAAATACCAGTGTAAAACCTCAATGTATAGCTCCACATGCAGAACAACAGTTACTTCTTGAGAGGTGCCTTTACAGGGCTTTAGTCTATAATTATTTGATAAGTAAAAGTATTTGATATGCACAAATCTTTGGTTTTATAGGTTTTTTTACAGGCTGAAGGACTGTTAAATTGCCATTCCACTAgtcgcagtagtagtagcaccagttgttgtttttcgtGTAGTATATAACTTTGTCCTACTCGTTTTATTTGTGATCTCATTATCCTGAAACTTGGCAGCTTTGTAGCATGGGCCAGTATATGTCGATCCCCAGAGGCtgattatttgttttgtttgt
This region of Stigmatopora nigra isolate UIUO_SnigA chromosome 6, RoL_Snig_1.1, whole genome shotgun sequence genomic DNA includes:
- the LOC144198544 gene encoding uncharacterized protein LOC144198544 isoform X4 yields the protein MVWPKWLNAFQRYLEELGKEKLTDSSHSTRQRLLRFHERDQKASETTAEFVAALQELLPTGNESRDEIILNRLIEKTKWPLLRARLRSERATLTLSAALCIAKDTESTMKRQQDSNNHSLQRRKRGRPQRGEKVKIGTQMSGFKVNHSHEEHELGEEEAQEEEEERQMQQENEDDEKYDPNYKVDVDDHNDDENYNDKTNGRSPTPHLIQQEDKLSINDNTMTPQYFSCPLCENKTFASLHKLTRHLRVHTKEKPFCCSVCSTVFSQSYHLTRHMRVQHNAAQHVCPTCCSSFGSLAELKSHKATHTPQVLLCPYCPKRSLNNSTFLLHIASHKEYTIKEVKSKQGEEIKTNLPETLMKDSVSTVTVGGSDKIPESCVHIETETISVESGSGESTPCKKAHLCSVCHLSFPGVNKLTRHMRTHTKEKPFRCSVCSLSFSQSYHMTRHQRQKHDMQTFICKCGKKFASWLKLKVHRRIHKSLTCPSCKKSFSDKTELENHLKSHEKIPRAPFSLICDECGKVFGRRYHLKRHMVMHYKAANTGYFTCAECKTDFALAEDLKKHLKKHAKENRGTCSRCNQHFPSQEELKAHMAAHSITYLCSVCGKKFKMANALKKHEEKHKDQQYYCVTCCKHFRNHLQYKRHKEVHDRRESKCPHCQRVFLQLTTFKYHLQTHTEERPYQCMYCMETFVYNEELERHCLKHRKFRKEHPYSCTRCNDAFATLGELTAHLDSHKGESPLSCNICARTFLNASKLERHLSVHTGTRPHLCPHCGNGFPTAANLRQHILSHTGEKPFACSDCNKTFRTAGGLRVHRRRHMDVPPSFQCLECGRTYGRVTELRMHQRYHTGDKPFTCVTCNKNFISKHKLMVHTRIHTGERPYSCPHCQQTFRQTGDRNRHINKFHPEASELTSSKG
- the LOC144198544 gene encoding uncharacterized protein LOC144198544 isoform X2, translating into MVWPKWLNAFQRYLEELGKEKLTDSSKCMLLQNCLGQEGQRIFAALVSLEQSYNTVVSTLTAYFTAGHSTRQRLLRFHERDQKASETTAEFVAALQELLPTGNESRDEIILNRLIEKTKWPLLRARLRSERATLTLSAALCIAKDTESTMKRQQDSNNHSLQRRKRGRPQRGEKVKIGTQMSGFKVNHSHEEHELGEEEAQEEEEERQMQQENEDDEKYDPNYKVDVDDHNDDENYNDKTNGRSPTPHLIQQEDKLSINDNTMTPQYFSCPLCENKTFASLHKLTRHLRVHTKEKPFCCSVCSTVFSQSYHLTRHMRVQHNAAQHVCPTCCSSFGSLAELKSHKATHTPQVLLCPYCPKRSLNNSTFLLHIASHKEYTIKEVKSKQGEEIKTNLPETLMKDSVSTVTVGGSDKIPESCVHIETETISVESGSGESTPCKKAHLCSVCHLSFPGVNKLTRHMRTHTKEKPFRCSVCSLSFSQSYHMTRHQRQKHDMQTFICKCGKKFASWLKLKVHRRIHKSLTCPSCKKSFSDKTELENHLKSHEKIPRAPFSLICDECGKVFGRRYHLKRHMVMHYKAANTGYFTCAECKTDFALAEDLKKHLKKHAKENRGTCSRCNQHFPSQEELKAHMAAHSITYLCSVCGKKFKMANALKKHEEKHKDQQYYCVTCCKHFRNHLQYKRHKEVHDRRESKCPHCQRVFLQLTTFKYHLQTHTEERPYQCMYCMETFVYNEELERHCLKHRKFRKEHPYSCTRCNDAFATLGELTAHLDSHKGESPLSCNICARTFLNASKLERHLSVHTGTRPHLCPHCGNGFPTAANLRQHILSHTGEKPFACSDCNKTFRTAGGLRVHRRRHMDVPPSFQCLECGRTYGRVTELRMHQRYHTGDKPFTCVTCNKNFISKHKLMVHTRIHTGERPYSCPHCQQTFRQTGDRNRHINKFHPEASELTSSKG
- the LOC144198544 gene encoding uncharacterized protein LOC144198544 isoform X1; amino-acid sequence: MGEVTLVVDETVRQVLLPEPQLIILALPPPFLPSLNEPIIVWPKWLNAFQRYLEELGKEKLTDSSKCMLLQNCLGQEGQRIFAALVSLEQSYNTVVSTLTAYFTAGHSTRQRLLRFHERDQKASETTAEFVAALQELLPTGNESRDEIILNRLIEKTKWPLLRARLRSERATLTLSAALCIAKDTESTMKRQQDSNNHSLQRRKRGRPQRGEKVKIGTQMSGFKVNHSHEEHELGEEEAQEEEEERQMQQENEDDEKYDPNYKVDVDDHNDDENYNDKTNGRSPTPHLIQQEDKLSINDNTMTPQYFSCPLCENKTFASLHKLTRHLRVHTKEKPFCCSVCSTVFSQSYHLTRHMRVQHNAAQHVCPTCCSSFGSLAELKSHKATHTPQVLLCPYCPKRSLNNSTFLLHIASHKEYTIKEVKSKQGEEIKTNLPETLMKDSVSTVTVGGSDKIPESCVHIETETISVESGSGESTPCKKAHLCSVCHLSFPGVNKLTRHMRTHTKEKPFRCSVCSLSFSQSYHMTRHQRQKHDMQTFICKCGKKFASWLKLKVHRRIHKSLTCPSCKKSFSDKTELENHLKSHEKIPRAPFSLICDECGKVFGRRYHLKRHMVMHYKAANTGYFTCAECKTDFALAEDLKKHLKKHAKENRGTCSRCNQHFPSQEELKAHMAAHSITYLCSVCGKKFKMANALKKHEEKHKDQQYYCVTCCKHFRNHLQYKRHKEVHDRRESKCPHCQRVFLQLTTFKYHLQTHTEERPYQCMYCMETFVYNEELERHCLKHRKFRKEHPYSCTRCNDAFATLGELTAHLDSHKGESPLSCNICARTFLNASKLERHLSVHTGTRPHLCPHCGNGFPTAANLRQHILSHTGEKPFACSDCNKTFRTAGGLRVHRRRHMDVPPSFQCLECGRTYGRVTELRMHQRYHTGDKPFTCVTCNKNFISKHKLMVHTRIHTGERPYSCPHCQQTFRQTGDRNRHINKFHPEASELTSSKG
- the LOC144198544 gene encoding uncharacterized protein LOC144198544 isoform X3, coding for MGEVTLVVDETVRQVLLPEPQLIILALPPPFLPSLNEPIIVWPKWLNAFQRYLEELGKEKLTDSSHSTRQRLLRFHERDQKASETTAEFVAALQELLPTGNESRDEIILNRLIEKTKWPLLRARLRSERATLTLSAALCIAKDTESTMKRQQDSNNHSLQRRKRGRPQRGEKVKIGTQMSGFKVNHSHEEHELGEEEAQEEEEERQMQQENEDDEKYDPNYKVDVDDHNDDENYNDKTNGRSPTPHLIQQEDKLSINDNTMTPQYFSCPLCENKTFASLHKLTRHLRVHTKEKPFCCSVCSTVFSQSYHLTRHMRVQHNAAQHVCPTCCSSFGSLAELKSHKATHTPQVLLCPYCPKRSLNNSTFLLHIASHKEYTIKEVKSKQGEEIKTNLPETLMKDSVSTVTVGGSDKIPESCVHIETETISVESGSGESTPCKKAHLCSVCHLSFPGVNKLTRHMRTHTKEKPFRCSVCSLSFSQSYHMTRHQRQKHDMQTFICKCGKKFASWLKLKVHRRIHKSLTCPSCKKSFSDKTELENHLKSHEKIPRAPFSLICDECGKVFGRRYHLKRHMVMHYKAANTGYFTCAECKTDFALAEDLKKHLKKHAKENRGTCSRCNQHFPSQEELKAHMAAHSITYLCSVCGKKFKMANALKKHEEKHKDQQYYCVTCCKHFRNHLQYKRHKEVHDRRESKCPHCQRVFLQLTTFKYHLQTHTEERPYQCMYCMETFVYNEELERHCLKHRKFRKEHPYSCTRCNDAFATLGELTAHLDSHKGESPLSCNICARTFLNASKLERHLSVHTGTRPHLCPHCGNGFPTAANLRQHILSHTGEKPFACSDCNKTFRTAGGLRVHRRRHMDVPPSFQCLECGRTYGRVTELRMHQRYHTGDKPFTCVTCNKNFISKHKLMVHTRIHTGERPYSCPHCQQTFRQTGDRNRHINKFHPEASELTSSKG